The following are from one region of the Passer domesticus isolate bPasDom1 chromosome 13, bPasDom1.hap1, whole genome shotgun sequence genome:
- the LECT2 gene encoding leukocyte cell-derived chemotaxin-2 translates to MPALSLVTLVSLVSTVFTKQLDAHPPQQQHQHWAQLCSGNPTNRVRGCDRYGCGNFGADRHSGKEKHAGVDVICSDGATVYAPFSGQLSGPIRFFHNGNAIDDGVQIRGSGYCVKLVCIHPIRYHGHIRRGERLGKMLPMQKVYPGIISHIHVENCDHSDPTHLLTPDVPPLPQQDGRWAAVCSGNPTNEIRGCDKYGCGYYGAPRRNGKGKHRAVDVICADGATVYAPFSGQLSGPIKFFHNGNAIDDGVQIRGPEFCVKLLCIHPIRYSGAISKGQVLGRMLPMQRVFPGITSHIHIENCDHSDPTSNLERGKGQRE, encoded by the exons ATGCCAGCCCTCAGTCTGGTCACTCTGGTCAGCTTGGTGTCCACTG TTTTCACCAAGCAGCTGGACGCCCACCCACCCcaacagcagcaccagcactgggcacagctctgcagcgGGAACCCCACCAACCGCGTCCGCGGCTGCGACAGATACGGCTGCGGGAATTTCGGCGCTGACAG GCACAGTGGCAAAGAAAAGCATGCGGGTGTGGATGTCATCTGCTCTGACGGAGCCACGGTGTACGCTCCCTTCAGCGGGCAGCTCTCGGGACCCATCCGCTTCTTCCATAATGGAAATGCCATTGATGATGGGGTCCAAATCAGGGGATCAG GTTACTGTGTGAAGCTCGTCTGCATTCACCCCATCCGCTACCATGGCCACATCCGCAGAGGGGAACGACTGGGGAAAATGCTGCCAATGCAGAAAGTATATCCTGGCATTATTTCTCATATCCACGTTGAGAACTGCGACCACTCTGATCCTACTCATCTGCTTACACCTG ATGTCCCACCACTGCCACAACAGGACGGGCGCTGGGCTGCAGTGTGTTCTGGGAACCCTACCAATGAGATAAGAGGCTGTGATAAGTATGGCTGTGGATACTATGGAGCCCCAAG acGCAATGGCAAAGGGAAGCACCGGGCAGTGGATGTCATCTGTGCTGACGGGGCCACCGTGTACGCTCCCTTCTCTGGCCAGCTCTCTGGGCCCATTAAATTCTTCCACAATGGAAATGCCATTGATGATGGAGTCCAAATCAGGGGACCAG AGTTCTGTGTAAAACTACTCTGCATCCATCCCATAAGATACAGTGGTGCAATTTCCAAGGGACAAGTCCTTGGGAGAATGTTGCCAATGCAAAGAGTATTTCCTGGGATCACGTCTCATATTCACATTGAGAACTGCGACCACTCGGACCCTACAAGCAATCTTGAAAGGGGGAAAGGGCAAAGAGAATGA